In Oncorhynchus mykiss isolate Arlee chromosome 1, USDA_OmykA_1.1, whole genome shotgun sequence, the following proteins share a genomic window:
- the LOC118937321 gene encoding uncharacterized protein LOC118937321 isoform X3 — protein sequence MSNSPSGSAGSMMLTPAVMAELAKDVKSALSVVVKSASASQTSVVTPVRGDSQTKVTESMVRELAAKLEKVDQESKSLTGQVMTMISDTMVAFVDENKQNLLEDLKDKITFLASHVGFIEDLDALISKYESSYNISESGSSCTLTSKSIQKLSSREFQTSAIQAVSGVLDKKVSSLSFPSSVIQSELTGAVSGQTLSGIVKTESIHPVGSAASVVVKTFVSDMKSLAESEESPQQKSAWSAAVHIYHSIQNNLKDYFGKLQRCALKSIVTSDDNITNAEFKETVPLPCLNMKYRPSKSEPQLPESTGEVTLQRGLSECSKLLWAKTESEESKLLLTTCTKEVISELLVLYKTAMSKEDALYTVGEKGSGFSIEREKFVEGVLAQLGDIAHSRASSPIVCEFPCQIEDSRSKATASLTSLLDCIRKLSSEEFKRNATQAVSEFLVKKSTSSLTSAQPAYSVASRSCSIQNQYTWSKDICADSAAFGIIETFVEDLQSLAQPAKVEEREPDLQENAQKLQSRIWSATTSLYNNIQKTLKDFIIHQRRSDMLSRTSSHIPTEDSGHLGTKEHICLASQDLRQASKSVPHLHSLNLEVALHRGVSESSKLLWTETDEALLTNSTKEVISTILTSCEDQASNAPCFSTVGKKISDMSLEVNMLVGGVLSQLKDISLSRSPTPCEDMFERLQGSPERTSPVSLDCSTAASKGIASSHSLSTKSLQKLSSHEFQTKAEKGVSEVLSRSFNIVEEGTTEQYLQSVSTSTTSTDIIQTMVKDQQELTQTTQSSDMVSGTSLLTTGQVSEKRIWSVARNIYYSLQSKITEFLRKDLQRSDTTLGSIQIFTYQSSPASQRASLCHLEVNQSSVTPGGNDACVDIPHKLLPKTTELSGSMLEDIDTIRCRSADSQNTRNTSSSRSSISLTPTSKLRQSKWHFALPGTPIPTEFPAQIDFPIVRNTIIEDFFHTEDLLPVTFVDKVRQAAGVVVDIMVESVENTQENGQGASHLDDLRSAVRKLRKIISTWTIHIFSHELVDKVIAIQDSHSTPQVLTLEAAKSASDSILSRLKWGKEQCAISKELSSQLLQIFAEETVKCFLRQWSDEYENINFDVSVQNDPKTSTCVVILQMITKATAKCYFESATSVATSDIVEGVFDLERDTISSTGEQVLTFNTKGSNNVSKNLCPQESLEYQPQNISPTVYFTETMTTSHGSFSPEGIYDIASSFPLEEKSRKPSLFTRLSRSITKGFLSPFKSSRKTKLFK from the exons ATGTCCAATTCTCCATCTGGAAGTGCAGGCTCTATGATGCTAACCCCTGCTGTAATGGCAGAGTTGGCTAAAGATGTCAAGTCGGCCTTATCAGTGGTCGTTAAGAGTGCCTCCGCTAGCCAAACCTCTGTAGTGACACCGGTAAGGGGAGACTCACAGACCAAGGTGACTGAGAGCATggtgagagagctggctgctaAACTTGAAAAAGTTGACCAAGAGAGCAAGAGTCTAACAGGGCAAGTCATGACCATGATCTCTGACACAATGGTGGCTTTTGTTGACGAGAACAAACAGAATTTGCTGGAAGATCTGAAGGACAAGATCACGTTTTTGGCATCGCATGTTGGCTTCATTGAGGATCTTGATGCCCTGATAAGCAAATACGAGAGCAGCTACAATATTAGTGAATCTGGTTCCTCCTGCACGCTCACATCTAAGAGCATCCAAAAACTCTCTAGCCGGGAGTTTCAAACATCAGCAATACAAGCAGTGAGTGGAGTTCTTGACAAAAAAGTCAGTAGTTTGAGCTTTCCTAGTTCAGTCATTCAGTCTGAGTTAACAGGTGCTGTATCAGGTCAAACATTGTCTGGCATTGTAAAGACAGAGTCAATTCACCCAGTGGGCTCAGCAGCGTCAGTAGTTGTTAAGACTTTCGTGTCAGATATGAAGTCCTTGGCTGAATCTGAAGAGAGTCCCCAACAGAAGAGTGCCTGGTCTGCTGCTGTTCACATTTACCACAGCATCCAAAACAACTTGAAAGATTATTTCGGCAAGCTTCAGCGATGTGCCTTAAAgagcattgtcacatctgatgATAACATCACAAATGCTGAGTTTAAGGAGACAGTTCCACTTCCTTGCTTAAACATGAAATATAGGCCCAGTAAGAGTGAGCCTCAGTTGCCAGAGTCCACTGGTGAAGTTACTTTACAAAGAGGCCTAAGTGAGTGCTCAAAACTTCTTTGGGCAAAAACTGAGTCAGAAGAAAGCAAGCTCCTTCTGACAACTTGCACCAAAGAAGTCATCTCAGAGCTTCTGGTCTTGTACAAGACTGCAATGTCAAAGGAGGACGCCCTGTACACTGTTGGAGAAAAAGGATCAGGCTTctctattgagagagagaaatttgTAGAGGGTGTTCTGGCTCAGCTTGGGGATATTGCCCATTCCAGGGCCTCATCACCAATAGTATGTGAGTTCCCCTGTCAAATTGAGGACAGCAGAAGTAAGGCCACAGCTTCTTTGACCAGTCTGTTAGATTGTATTAGAAAACTCTCAAGTGAGGAATTTAAGAGAAATGCCACTCAAGCAGTGAGTGAGTTCCTAGTTAAAAAGTCCACCAGTAGCTTAACTAGTGCACAGCCTGCTTATTCTGTAGCATCCAGGTCTTGTTCCATTCAAAACCAGTACACATGGTCAAAGGATATTTGTGCGGATTCTGCTGCCTTTGGCATCATTGAAACATTTGTGGAAGACCTGCAGAGCTTGGCGCAACCTGcaaaagtagaggagagagaacctgaccTCCAGGAAAATGCACAAAAGCTACAGAGCAGGATCTGGTCTGCTACCACTAGTTTATATAACAATATTCAGAAGACATTAAAGGACTTCATCATTCATCAGCGGAGGTCAGACATGCTGAGCAGAACGTCTAGTCATATACCCACAGAGGACTCTGGACATCTTGGGACTAAGGAGCACATTTGTTTGGCAAGCCAGGACTTGAGGCAAGCTAGTAAGAGTGTGCCTCACTTGCACAGTTTGAACCTTGAAGTGGCTCTACACAGGGGTGTCAGCGAGAGTTCAAAACTTCTCTGGACTGAAACAGACGAGGCTCTACTGACCAATAGTACCAAAGAGGTAATTTCAACAATCTTGACCTCATGCGAGGATCAGGCATCAAATGCACCTTGCTTCTCCACAGTAGGAAAGAAAATATCTGATATGTCCCTTGAGGTCAACATGTTGgtaggtggtgttctgtctcaGCTGAAGGACATCTCCTTGTCAAGGTCCCCAACACCATGTGAAGACATGTTTGAACGTCTCCAAGGTTCTCCTGAGCGAACCTCTCCAGTAAGTCTAGATTGCAGCACGGCTGCCTCCAAAGGCATTGCATCTTCCCACAGTCTTTCTACAAAGAGCCTCCAAAAACTCTCTAGTCATGAGTTCCAAACTAAAGCtgagaaaggagtgagtgaggTCCTCTCTAGATCATTTAACATTGTGGAGGAAGGTACAACAGAACAGTACCTTCAGTCTGTATCTACATCCACCacatctactgatattatacaaaccATGGTGAAAGACCAGCAGGAGCTCACCCAGACCACCCAATCATCTGACATGGTATCTGGAACCTCCCTGCTCACCACTGGACAGGTTTCTGAGAAAAGGATCTGGTCTGTTGCTCGTAACatctactacagtctgcaaagtaAGATTACGGAGTTTCTCAGAAAAGATCTTCAAAGATCAGACACAACACTTGGTTCAATCCAAATCTTTACGTATCAAAGCAGTCCTGCATCACAAAGAGCAAGTCTCTGCCATCTTGAGGTCAACCAGAGCAGTGTTACACCTGGTGGAAACGATGCCTGTGTGGACATTCCGCACAAATTACTACCTAAAACCACTGAGCTCTCAGGATCCATGCTGGAGGATATTGACACGATCCGTTGTAGGAGTGCTGACAGCCAAAATACAAGAAATACCTCTTCTTCACGCTCTTCTATCTCTCTAACACCTACTTCAAAATTAAGGCAGTCGAAATGGCACTTTGCTTTACCCGGGACTCCCATCCCCACTGAGTTTCCTGCTCAGattgactttcccattgttagaaacacaatcattgagGACTTCTTTCACACAGAGGACTTACTTCCTGTAACCTTTGTGGACAAAGTCAGGCAAGCTGCTGGGGTGGTAGTGGACATTATGGTGGAAAGTGTTGAGAACACACAGGAAAATGGACAGGGTGCTTCTCATCTTGACGACCTCCGATCTGCTGttaggaaattgagaaaaatcaTTTCCACTTGGACCATCCACATTTTCAGCCATGAATTGGTGGATAAAGTGATAGCCATTCAGGACAGCCACAGCACTCCACAGGTCTTAACATTGGAAGCAGCCAAAAGTGCTTCAGACTCCATTCTTTCAAGGCTGAAATGGGGAAAGGAACAATGTGCCATATCCAAGGAGCTCTCCTCTCAGCTTCTCCAGATATTTGCTGAAGAGACAGTGAAGTGCTTCCTgagacagtggtcagatgagtatGAAAACATAAACTTTGATGTTTCAGTCCAGAACGATCCAAAGACTTCTACTTGCGTGGTCATTCTTCAAATGATCACCAAAGCCACTGCTAAATGTTATTTTGAGTCCGCTACCAGCGTGGCCACCAGTGACATTGTAGAAGGCGTGTTTGATTTGGAAAGGGATACCATCAGCAGTACTGGAGAGCAGGTCCTCACCTTCAATACAAAG GGTTCCAATAATGTTAGTAAGAACCTCTGTCCTCAAGAGTCTCTGgagtaccagcctcagaacatttccCCTACTGTGTACTTTACAG AGACGATGACAACATCTCATGGCTCCTTTTCTCCAGAGGGAATTTATGATATCGCATCGTCCTTCCCACTTGAAGAGAAGAGTCGCAAACCCTCCCTTTTCACCAGATTGTCTAGATCCATCACAAAAGGCTTTCTCAGCCCATTCAAATCTTCAAGGAAAACcaaattatttaaataa